In Salinigranum marinum, one DNA window encodes the following:
- the msrB gene encoding peptide-methionine (R)-S-oxide reductase MsrB, protein MDQSTSDARDLPDSDAEWRERLSPEAYRVLRERGTEPKFSGDLLKKSGDGTYACAGCGTPLFDSDTKFDSNSGWPSFYDVLGGNVETRTDTSHGMHRIEVLCATCDGHLGHVFEDGPEPTGKRYCINSAALEFDPDDE, encoded by the coding sequence ATGGATCAGTCGACATCGGACGCACGCGACCTGCCCGACTCCGACGCCGAGTGGCGCGAGCGCCTCTCCCCGGAGGCATACCGCGTGCTCCGCGAGCGCGGCACCGAACCCAAGTTCAGCGGTGACCTCCTGAAGAAGTCCGGGGACGGCACGTACGCCTGCGCCGGCTGTGGGACGCCGCTGTTCGACTCGGACACCAAGTTCGACTCCAACAGCGGGTGGCCGAGCTTCTACGACGTGCTCGGCGGCAACGTCGAGACGCGCACGGACACGAGCCACGGGATGCACCGGATCGAGGTGCTGTGTGCGACCTGCGACGGCCACCTCGGACACGTATTCGAGGACGGCCCCGAGCCGACGGGCAAGCGCTACTGCATCAACTCCGCCGCGCTCGAGTTCGACCCCGACGACGAGTGA
- a CDS encoding aldo/keto reductase, which produces MGLDGESGRKAVATALDLGYRHLDTAQIYGNEAVVGAGLREAVDRGIVDRDEVLVATKVWVDELAPDRFRDSVEASRERLGVDTIDLLYLHRPRGPYDPETTLPLFDALVDDGLIGHVGVSNFTVDQLGTARDHLDAPIVAHQTEYHPLFRRPALVADAREHDYAVVAYSPLAGGRVFDLDPVVAVAERHGVSPAAVSIAWLRAKGLAVVPKASSREHLRSNRRAATLALDDADLARIDAIETETELYPE; this is translated from the coding sequence ATGGGGCTCGACGGCGAGTCGGGGCGAAAAGCGGTGGCGACGGCGCTCGACCTCGGCTACCGCCACCTCGACACGGCGCAGATCTACGGGAACGAGGCGGTCGTCGGGGCGGGGCTGCGCGAGGCGGTCGACCGCGGGATCGTCGACCGCGACGAGGTGCTCGTGGCGACGAAAGTGTGGGTCGACGAACTCGCCCCCGACCGCTTCCGTGACTCCGTCGAGGCCTCGCGCGAGCGACTCGGCGTCGACACCATCGACCTGCTGTACCTCCACCGTCCCCGGGGGCCGTACGATCCCGAGACGACGCTCCCGCTGTTCGACGCCCTCGTCGACGACGGACTGATCGGACACGTCGGCGTGAGCAACTTCACTGTCGACCAGCTCGGAACCGCCCGCGATCACCTCGACGCCCCGATCGTCGCCCACCAGACGGAGTACCATCCGCTGTTTCGCCGTCCCGCCCTCGTGGCCGACGCCCGCGAACACGACTACGCGGTCGTCGCGTACTCGCCGCTCGCCGGCGGGCGCGTCTTCGACCTCGACCCCGTCGTGGCGGTCGCCGAGCGCCACGGCGTCTCCCCTGCGGCGGTGAGCATCGCGTGGCTCCGCGCGAAGGGGCTCGCCGTGGTTCCGAAGGCCTCTTCACGCGAGCATCTCCGCTCGAACCGCCGCGCCGCGACCCTCGCGCTCGACGACGCGGATCTCGCCCGTATCGACGCCATCGAGACCGAGACCGAACTGTACCCCGAGTGA
- a CDS encoding aldo/keto reductase: protein MEYTTFGSTGTTVSRICLGCMSFGTQWDDWTLDAEESRAVIERAIELGINFFDTANVYSYGESEEILGEVLGEYDRDELVVATKVYGQMREDDPNSGGLSRKTIEQELDASLSRLGMDTVDLYQIHRWDYDTPIEQTLRALDDQVRREKVRHVGASSMWAHQFAEALHTAEREGLERFVSMQNLYNLAYREEEREMLPLCATEGVAVMPWSPLGAGYLTRPHDEFESTTRGEHEAGVGRPYKEGGGIEVNERVEELAAEKDVKMAQIALSWLFHKEWVTTPILGTSSIEHLEDAVEALDVSLSDSDVEWLEAPYRPVRVSGHE from the coding sequence ATGGAGTACACCACGTTCGGCTCGACGGGGACGACCGTCTCGCGGATCTGTCTCGGCTGTATGAGCTTCGGCACCCAGTGGGACGACTGGACGCTGGACGCCGAGGAGAGCCGCGCGGTCATCGAGCGCGCCATCGAGTTGGGAATCAACTTCTTCGACACCGCCAACGTCTACTCGTACGGCGAGTCAGAGGAGATCCTCGGCGAGGTCTTAGGCGAGTACGACCGCGACGAACTGGTCGTCGCCACCAAGGTGTACGGACAGATGCGCGAGGACGACCCCAACTCCGGGGGGCTCTCCCGCAAGACGATCGAGCAGGAACTCGACGCCTCCCTGTCGAGACTCGGCATGGACACCGTCGACCTCTACCAGATCCATCGCTGGGATTACGACACGCCGATCGAGCAGACGTTGCGGGCGCTCGACGACCAGGTACGAAGAGAGAAAGTGCGACACGTCGGCGCGTCGTCGATGTGGGCCCACCAGTTCGCCGAGGCGCTCCACACCGCGGAACGCGAGGGGCTCGAACGGTTCGTCTCCATGCAGAACCTCTACAACCTCGCCTACAGGGAAGAAGAACGCGAGATGCTCCCGCTCTGCGCGACGGAGGGCGTCGCCGTGATGCCGTGGTCGCCGCTCGGCGCGGGCTACCTCACCCGCCCCCACGACGAGTTCGAGTCGACGACGCGGGGCGAACACGAGGCCGGCGTCGGCCGACCGTACAAGGAGGGCGGCGGGATCGAGGTGAACGAACGAGTCGAAGAACTCGCCGCGGAGAAGGACGTGAAGATGGCCCAGATCGCCCTCTCGTGGCTCTTCCACAAGGAGTGGGTGACGACCCCTATCCTGGGAACGTCGAGCATCGAGCACCTCGAAGACGCGGTGGAGGCGCTCGACGTCTCGCTGTCGGACTCCGACGTCGAGTGGCTCGAAGCGCCCTATCGACCCGTTCGAGTGTCGGGGCACGAGTAG
- a CDS encoding pyridoxamine 5'-phosphate oxidase family protein, with the protein MSDVPREAERLLTSEPLMAHLATCREGRPHVAPVWYLYDPDGDVIELVTTGRKLANVRENPRVALSVQKDHHGHAQWTVTLLGTARVVDDEAATRAATRRINAKYDASEDAWAENRLVRVSVGSAFVRTYDRGQ; encoded by the coding sequence ATGTCCGACGTCCCCCGAGAAGCCGAACGACTGCTCACGAGCGAACCGCTGATGGCACATCTCGCGACCTGCCGTGAGGGGCGACCGCACGTCGCCCCCGTGTGGTACCTGTACGACCCCGACGGGGACGTGATCGAACTCGTCACCACGGGGCGCAAACTCGCGAACGTCCGTGAGAACCCCCGCGTCGCGCTGTCGGTCCAGAAGGACCACCACGGCCACGCTCAGTGGACGGTGACGCTGCTCGGCACGGCCCGCGTGGTCGACGACGAGGCCGCCACCCGCGCGGCGACGCGGCGGATCAACGCGAAGTACGACGCGAGCGAGGACGCGTGGGCCGAGAACCGCCTCGTCCGTGTCAGCGTGGGGAGCGCGTTCGTCCGGACGTACGACCGGGGTCAGTAG
- a CDS encoding fructosamine kinase family protein produces MTDADSETAVGRRVADVFDATVTGVTELDGGMVGTVYRVAFAARDPVVAKTGPTPLDVEARMLRYLARYSSLPVPAVAYADADLLVLAFVAGSSTTTPAVERDAATRLAALHDRTAGAFGFPFDTLTGPLAQPNPWTASWIDFFREHRLRHVSDLARVAGTLAPDTHDRLDRVAADLADLLTEPARPALLHGDVWTENVLSSDGRVRAFLDPACYYGHPEVELASVAWTDTFDAAFFERYRAMRGIDPGFADRERVYRLFPLVVHVHLFGGGYRERLDRSLAALGY; encoded by the coding sequence GTGACCGACGCCGACAGCGAGACCGCGGTCGGGAGGCGCGTCGCCGACGTGTTCGACGCGACCGTCACCGGAGTTACGGAACTCGACGGCGGGATGGTCGGGACGGTCTACCGCGTCGCGTTCGCCGCGCGCGACCCGGTCGTCGCCAAGACGGGGCCGACGCCGCTCGACGTCGAAGCGCGGATGCTCCGGTATCTCGCCCGCTACTCGTCGCTTCCCGTCCCCGCGGTCGCGTACGCCGACGCCGACCTCCTCGTCCTCGCGTTCGTCGCGGGGTCGTCGACCACGACGCCCGCCGTCGAGCGTGACGCCGCTACGCGGCTCGCCGCGCTCCACGACCGGACGGCGGGGGCGTTCGGGTTCCCGTTCGACACGCTCACCGGCCCGCTGGCACAGCCGAACCCGTGGACGGCCTCGTGGATCGACTTCTTCCGCGAGCACCGACTGCGGCACGTCTCGGACCTGGCGCGGGTGGCGGGGACGCTCGCCCCGGACACGCACGACCGGCTCGACCGCGTCGCCGCCGATCTCGCCGACCTCCTCACGGAGCCGGCCCGCCCCGCGTTGCTCCACGGCGACGTCTGGACCGAGAACGTCCTGTCGAGCGACGGCCGCGTCCGGGCGTTTCTCGATCCGGCCTGTTACTACGGCCACCCGGAAGTAGAGTTGGCGTCCGTCGCGTGGACGGACACGTTCGACGCGGCGTTCTTCGAGCGCTACCGCGCCATGCGCGGCATCGACCCCGGCTTCGCGGATCGCGAGCGCGTGTACCGCCTCTTCCCGCTGGTCGTCCACGTCCACCTCTTCGGCGGGGGCTACCGTGAGCGACTCGACCGGTCGCTCGCGGCGCTCGGCTACTGA
- a CDS encoding RAD55 family ATPase, with protein MRIRSGVSGFDDLVGGGFLPERLYVLSGPPGSGKTTFTAQFVAEGLRNGEQCMYITMHETREELVNDMSGYEFGFDTLTDSDNFRFLNLVSPKGKHVLNQFSQGSGSSSVKSLTDKIVAFVNSRNVDRLIIDSTMLLRLFFANGSEEMTRFLTALKQGDATTLLVSEMTDPTSYADEHYLAHGVVFFHNYLDAGGMTRGVQVIKMRGTNIDCDIRSAEFTDGGLVIDPSTKVDA; from the coding sequence ATGAGAATCCGGAGTGGCGTCAGCGGGTTCGACGACCTCGTCGGGGGCGGATTCCTCCCCGAACGGCTGTACGTCCTGAGCGGTCCGCCTGGCAGCGGGAAGACGACCTTTACCGCGCAGTTCGTCGCCGAGGGGTTGCGCAACGGCGAACAGTGTATGTACATCACGATGCACGAGACGCGCGAGGAGTTGGTGAACGACATGTCGGGCTACGAGTTCGGCTTCGATACGCTCACCGACTCGGACAACTTCCGCTTTCTGAACCTCGTGAGCCCCAAGGGAAAGCACGTGCTCAACCAGTTCTCGCAGGGGAGCGGCTCCTCGAGCGTCAAGTCGCTGACCGACAAGATCGTGGCGTTCGTCAACTCGCGCAACGTCGACCGACTCATCATCGACTCGACGATGCTCCTCCGGCTGTTCTTCGCCAACGGCTCCGAGGAGATGACTCGGTTTCTCACCGCGCTGAAACAGGGCGACGCCACCACCCTGCTGGTGTCGGAGATGACGGACCCGACGTCGTACGCCGACGAGCACTACCTCGCCCACGGGGTCGTGTTCTTCCACAACTACCTCGACGCGGGCGGGATGACACGCGGCGTCCAGGTGATCAAGATGCGGGGGACGAACATCGACTGTGACATCCGCTCGGCGGAGTTCACCGACGGCGGGCTCGTGATCGACCCCTCGACCAAGGTCGACGCGTGA
- a CDS encoding proline iminopeptidase-family hydrolase, protein MTTYDYFERDHGEGYLDVGGYELFFRRFGSGDETVVGLHGGPGIPHDYLAPLAAHGSGERTVYLYDQFGVGRSDGPATGDFDRYTVDHYCEEVEAFRAAIGAEQIHLYGHSWGGMLSLEYALAYPERVAGLVLANTFADMASAHDAVRETVETLSEESREAIATHEASRTFDAPEFQAALMELIRTHICRTESFPRSLSRAFAEMNHDVYGLMWGPTEFTVAETARLRGWDVSDRLAGLDVQTLVLTGSYDEFSPDLGRDLADGLPDAELVELNESSHMPFWEQPDDHFEAVEAFLGEVDAVPG, encoded by the coding sequence ATGACGACCTACGACTACTTCGAACGGGACCACGGCGAGGGGTACCTCGACGTGGGCGGGTACGAACTGTTCTTCCGTCGGTTCGGGAGTGGAGACGAGACTGTCGTGGGCCTCCACGGAGGACCAGGCATCCCCCACGACTACCTCGCGCCGCTCGCGGCCCACGGGAGCGGTGAGCGGACGGTCTACCTCTACGACCAGTTCGGTGTCGGCCGTTCCGACGGGCCCGCGACGGGCGACTTCGACCGCTACACCGTGGATCACTACTGCGAGGAGGTCGAGGCGTTCCGTGCGGCAATCGGCGCGGAGCAGATCCACCTGTACGGTCACTCGTGGGGTGGCATGCTCTCGCTGGAGTACGCCCTCGCGTACCCCGAGCGGGTGGCAGGCCTCGTGCTCGCAAACACGTTCGCGGACATGGCCTCCGCGCACGATGCCGTCCGCGAGACCGTGGAGACGCTCTCGGAGGAGTCACGCGAAGCCATCGCGACCCACGAAGCCAGTCGGACGTTCGACGCCCCGGAGTTCCAGGCGGCGCTCATGGAACTCATCAGGACGCACATCTGCCGGACGGAGTCGTTCCCGCGGTCGCTCTCGCGCGCGTTCGCGGAGATGAACCACGATGTCTATGGCCTGATGTGGGGCCCAACGGAGTTCACTGTCGCCGAGACCGCACGCCTCCGCGGCTGGGACGTCTCCGACCGCCTCGCTGGACTCGACGTTCAGACGCTCGTCCTCACGGGCAGCTACGATGAGTTTTCCCCGGACCTCGGCAGAGACCTCGCGGACGGACTCCCAGACGCCGAACTCGTCGAACTCAACGAGAGCAGTCACATGCCGTTCTGGGAACAACCCGACGACCACTTCGAGGCAGTCGAGGCGTTCCTTGGCGAGGTCGACGCGGTTCCCGGGTGA
- a CDS encoding HAD-IA family hydrolase — protein MTDDAYDAVIFDNDGVLTTLVDRSVLREAAVATFDSFDVDPAPEDVDRVTIGVSPDDLAAVCETYDLAPDEFWRVRDETASRAQVDAVHRGEKRLYDDVHAVDAIDLPRGVVSSNQQMTLDFLFDHFAIGSWFETVYGREPVPESLARKKPATHYLDRALDDLDVAAERTLYVGDSWVDVVAGDSVGCDTAFVRRPHRRDHALDTEPTYDVETLAALLALDRVPVSESEAAR, from the coding sequence GTGACCGACGACGCCTACGACGCAGTGATCTTCGACAACGACGGCGTCCTGACGACGCTCGTCGACCGTTCCGTCCTCCGGGAGGCGGCGGTCGCCACGTTCGACTCGTTCGACGTCGACCCCGCGCCCGAGGACGTCGACCGGGTGACGATCGGCGTCTCGCCTGACGATCTCGCCGCCGTCTGTGAGACGTACGACCTCGCGCCCGACGAGTTCTGGCGCGTCCGCGACGAGACGGCCTCGCGGGCGCAGGTCGACGCCGTCCACCGCGGCGAGAAGCGCCTCTACGACGACGTCCACGCGGTCGACGCCATCGACCTCCCGCGGGGCGTCGTGAGCTCGAACCAGCAGATGACGCTGGATTTCCTCTTCGATCACTTCGCTATCGGCTCGTGGTTCGAGACCGTGTACGGACGGGAGCCCGTCCCGGAGAGCCTCGCGCGGAAGAAGCCGGCGACTCACTACCTCGACCGCGCCCTCGACGATCTGGACGTCGCGGCGGAGCGGACGCTGTACGTCGGAGACAGCTGGGTGGACGTCGTCGCCGGCGACAGCGTGGGCTGCGACACGGCGTTCGTCCGCCGACCGCACCGCCGCGATCACGCGCTCGACACCGAGCCGACGTACGACGTCGAGACGCTGGCGGCGCTGCTGGCGCTCGACCGCGTGCCAGTGAGCGAGTCGGAGGCCGCGCGGTGA
- a CDS encoding cupin domain-containing protein has product MAEGATDERVPVSNPVTGVSLFDVPGDEGAAEIRLDPGAQGPAEHVHRTTEERFTVRDGTVTFRVGGRERRLGPDTEVRVSPGTPHTFRNEGDEAATMRVRTVPPNDRLGAVVVTLFGLAQEGKVDEQGRPEFLRAMAMAEETLDETYFTGAPYAIQRALGETVGPVARALGYHATDERYLDDAFWRERAREGSASGRGQVRGIEIPVVDEGE; this is encoded by the coding sequence ATGGCCGAGGGAGCGACCGACGAGCGCGTACCCGTCTCGAACCCCGTGACTGGCGTCTCGCTGTTCGACGTGCCGGGAGACGAGGGAGCCGCGGAGATCCGTCTCGACCCGGGCGCACAGGGGCCGGCCGAACACGTCCACCGCACGACCGAAGAGCGGTTCACGGTCCGCGACGGCACCGTCACCTTCCGCGTCGGCGGCCGCGAACGGCGACTCGGGCCCGACACCGAGGTCCGCGTCTCCCCGGGCACGCCCCACACCTTCCGGAACGAGGGCGACGAAGCGGCCACGATGCGCGTCCGGACCGTCCCGCCGAACGACCGCCTCGGCGCGGTGGTCGTGACGCTGTTCGGCCTCGCCCAAGAGGGGAAGGTCGACGAGCAGGGGCGGCCGGAGTTCCTTCGCGCGATGGCGATGGCCGAGGAGACGCTCGACGAGACGTACTTCACGGGCGCGCCGTACGCGATCCAGCGGGCGCTCGGCGAGACGGTCGGCCCGGTCGCGCGGGCGCTGGGCTATCACGCCACGGACGAGCGGTACCTCGACGATGCGTTCTGGCGCGAGCGCGCCCGCGAGGGGTCGGCGTCAGGTCGGGGGCAGGTTCGAGGAATCGAGATCCCGGTCGTGGACGAGGGTGAGTAG
- a CDS encoding translation initiation factor IF-2 subunit beta — protein MDYESSLDRAIDALPERTGTEERRLRVPDPAGETDGAFTRLTNLGAIADALSREPEHVHRAIQRELGTAGQFDGDRARYNGSFTVADFDAAIEKYIEEFVLCSECGLPDTRLTTEDGVDMLRCTACGAFRPVEKQKRQTTTQTPRDVIEEGETYEVEITGTGRKGDGVAERGKYTIFVPGAREGEVVSALIESISGSLAFARKV, from the coding sequence ATGGACTACGAATCGTCGCTCGACCGTGCGATCGACGCGCTGCCGGAGCGAACCGGAACCGAAGAGAGACGCCTCCGCGTGCCCGATCCCGCCGGCGAGACGGACGGGGCGTTCACACGCCTGACGAACCTCGGCGCGATCGCCGACGCGCTCTCGCGGGAGCCCGAACACGTCCACCGGGCCATCCAGCGCGAACTCGGGACGGCGGGTCAGTTCGACGGCGACCGCGCCCGCTACAACGGCTCGTTCACCGTCGCGGACTTCGACGCCGCCATCGAGAAATACATCGAGGAGTTCGTCCTCTGTAGCGAGTGCGGCCTGCCGGACACCCGCCTGACGACCGAGGACGGCGTCGACATGCTCCGCTGTACGGCCTGTGGGGCGTTCCGTCCCGTCGAGAAGCAGAAGCGCCAGACGACCACGCAGACCCCCCGCGACGTGATCGAGGAGGGCGAGACGTACGAGGTCGAGATCACCGGCACCGGCCGGAAGGGCGACGGCGTCGCCGAGCGCGGCAAGTACACCATCTTCGTCCCCGGCGCGCGTGAGGGCGAGGTCGTCTCCGCGCTCATCGAGAGCATCAGCGGCTCGCTGGCGTTCGCGCGGAAAGTCTGA
- a CDS encoding acyl-CoA thioesterase: MPTPSDTYIQNRERIQPNQTNNYDTAHGGIVMHLMDEIGAMSAMRFAGETCVTARVESLEFRRPIPRGEIAVVESWVYDAGRTSVRVRIRVDREDPRTGESERTSDSTFTFVSVDTEGSPQPVPELVVETDRDEELCELGRAHHGE, from the coding sequence ATGCCCACGCCCTCGGACACCTACATCCAGAACCGCGAACGCATCCAGCCGAACCAGACGAACAACTACGACACGGCCCACGGCGGCATCGTGATGCATCTCATGGACGAGATCGGCGCGATGAGTGCCATGCGCTTTGCGGGCGAGACCTGCGTCACGGCGCGCGTCGAGAGCCTCGAGTTTCGGAGACCGATCCCGAGAGGGGAGATCGCCGTCGTCGAGTCGTGGGTGTACGACGCCGGCCGGACGAGCGTTCGGGTCCGCATCCGCGTCGACCGCGAGGACCCGCGCACGGGCGAGTCCGAGCGCACGAGCGACTCGACGTTCACCTTCGTCTCCGTCGACACCGAGGGGAGCCCACAGCCAGTCCCCGAACTCGTCGTCGAGACCGACCGTGACGAGGAGCTGTGCGAACTGGGACGGGCCCACCACGGGGAGTGA
- a CDS encoding NAD(P)/FAD-dependent oxidoreductase, whose amino-acid sequence MSSLCIVGAGAAGAGAAYALRDTAIDVTVLEKSRGVCGRAATRRKNGCRYDHGANYVKDPDDRTTELLYELGEDGLFDIDQPVWTFDGGGRISEGDGRDEHKFGWTEGLTQLAKRLLARTDAEVRNGTRVASIDREGERWSLTDTEGGGHGPFDALLLTPPAPQTAALLADTRWDDGRLPRLREAVGSVPYRTVRSYLLHYPFEIDRPWYALVNLDKEHDIGWLSREECKPGHVPDGESLLVVQMSPAWSTAHYDDPLEESVGVVGETVADLLDDSTLAEPDWYDDQGWRYAQPDRAVTDVVSEAESAGLFFAGDWVVGEGRVHAALWNGIEQGERVGEHLATSVL is encoded by the coding sequence ATGAGCTCACTGTGTATCGTCGGCGCGGGCGCGGCCGGCGCGGGCGCGGCGTACGCCCTCCGGGATACGGCGATCGACGTGACGGTGCTGGAGAAGTCCCGCGGCGTCTGCGGCCGCGCGGCCACGCGCCGGAAGAACGGCTGTCGCTACGACCACGGGGCCAACTACGTCAAGGACCCCGACGACCGCACGACTGAGCTGCTGTACGAACTCGGCGAGGACGGACTGTTCGACATCGACCAGCCTGTGTGGACGTTCGACGGCGGGGGTCGGATCAGCGAGGGAGACGGCCGCGACGAACACAAGTTCGGCTGGACCGAGGGCCTGACACAGCTAGCGAAGCGCCTTCTCGCCCGGACCGACGCCGAAGTTCGGAACGGGACGCGCGTCGCGTCGATCGACCGCGAGGGCGAGCGCTGGTCGCTCACGGATACCGAGGGCGGGGGCCACGGCCCGTTCGACGCCCTCCTCCTGACGCCGCCGGCCCCACAGACCGCGGCGTTGCTCGCCGACACCCGGTGGGACGACGGCCGACTCCCCCGCCTCCGGGAGGCCGTCGGGTCGGTCCCCTACCGGACGGTCCGGTCGTACCTCCTCCACTACCCCTTCGAGATCGACCGGCCGTGGTACGCCCTCGTGAACCTCGACAAGGAACACGATATCGGCTGGCTGTCGCGCGAGGAGTGCAAGCCGGGGCACGTCCCCGACGGGGAGTCGCTGCTCGTCGTGCAGATGTCGCCCGCGTGGTCGACGGCCCACTACGACGACCCGCTGGAGGAGTCGGTCGGCGTGGTTGGGGAGACGGTCGCCGACCTGCTCGACGACTCGACGCTCGCGGAACCGGACTGGTACGACGACCAGGGCTGGCGCTACGCACAGCCCGACCGGGCGGTCACGGACGTGGTTTCCGAGGCCGAATCGGCGGGGCTGTTCTTCGCGGGCGACTGGGTCGTCGGCGAGGGGCGGGTCCACGCGGCGTTGTGGAACGGGATCGAACAGGGCGAGCGCGTGGGCGAGCACCTCGCGACGTCCGTGCTGTGA
- a CDS encoding Rieske (2Fe-2S) protein, whose product MSTSPPSHAHEVGPLADLREEGHRVVRVDGRAILVVHHEEEVFAVDNRCPHMGFPLARGSVDDGVLTCHWHHARFALSCGDTFDPWADDVPSYPVSVVDGTVYVDPRPQDDRPPEARWADRLDDGLERNLRLVVAKSVIGLVDAGVTPTEPVESGVRFGVRYRADGWGPGLTILTAMANVLPALATADRKRALYQGLVEVASDCAGEPPRFDQDAFEARGLSHDRLTGWLRDTVEVRDGDGTERCLRTAIAAGSDDDALAGLLLTAATDHRYLDGGHTVDYINKACEALDHAGWEHAEAVLPALVTSLTDATRSEELSSWRQPVDLAGRLDEAFDRLDELGADGAGATWTEPEGFVETLLADDPDRVVGALEDAIGAGATPRQVARAVAMAAATRVARFSTANEFSDWNTVHHTFTYANAVHALSERVAGADVDRAVYKAVFDGAVNVYLDRFLDSPPAPLPDRGDASADVDALLDELDDTMDREGSVDEAGRLAAHVLDAGGDAARLKERLGAALVREDAGFHTFQALEAGFAQADRRTDADARTCFVAVARYLAAHAPTRREREQTFTIASRLQRGETVHGE is encoded by the coding sequence ATGAGTACGTCGCCCCCGTCTCACGCACACGAAGTGGGCCCGCTCGCCGACCTCCGCGAGGAGGGCCACCGCGTCGTCCGCGTCGACGGTCGCGCGATCCTCGTCGTCCACCACGAGGAGGAGGTGTTCGCCGTCGACAACCGCTGTCCGCACATGGGGTTCCCGCTCGCCCGCGGGTCGGTCGACGACGGCGTGCTGACGTGTCACTGGCACCACGCGCGCTTCGCCCTCTCCTGCGGCGACACGTTCGATCCCTGGGCCGACGACGTCCCCTCGTATCCCGTCTCGGTCGTCGACGGAACCGTCTACGTCGATCCCCGGCCGCAGGACGACCGGCCACCCGAAGCGCGGTGGGCCGACCGTCTCGACGACGGCCTCGAACGGAACCTCCGGCTCGTCGTCGCCAAGTCGGTCATCGGCCTCGTCGACGCCGGCGTCACCCCCACGGAGCCGGTCGAGAGCGGCGTCCGGTTCGGCGTGCGCTACCGCGCCGACGGCTGGGGGCCGGGACTGACGATCCTCACGGCCATGGCGAACGTCCTGCCCGCGCTCGCAACCGCGGACCGAAAGCGGGCGCTCTACCAAGGGCTCGTCGAGGTCGCCTCGGACTGCGCCGGCGAGCCGCCGCGGTTCGACCAGGACGCCTTCGAAGCGCGCGGGCTCTCCCACGACCGGCTCACGGGGTGGCTCCGCGACACCGTCGAGGTCCGGGACGGCGACGGCACCGAGCGCTGTCTCCGGACGGCGATCGCCGCCGGCTCCGACGACGACGCCCTTGCCGGTCTCCTGCTGACCGCGGCGACCGACCACCGCTACCTCGACGGCGGGCACACGGTCGACTACATCAACAAGGCGTGCGAGGCGCTCGATCACGCCGGCTGGGAGCACGCCGAGGCGGTCCTGCCCGCGCTCGTGACGAGCCTCACGGACGCGACGCGGAGCGAGGAGCTGTCGTCGTGGCGACAGCCAGTCGACCTCGCGGGACGACTGGACGAAGCGTTCGACCGCCTCGACGAGTTGGGGGCCGACGGCGCGGGGGCGACGTGGACGGAGCCCGAGGGGTTCGTCGAGACGCTTCTCGCGGACGACCCGGACCGCGTCGTGGGCGCGCTCGAAGACGCGATCGGCGCGGGCGCGACGCCGCGGCAGGTGGCTCGCGCGGTGGCGATGGCCGCCGCCACGCGCGTCGCGCGCTTTTCGACCGCGAACGAGTTCTCCGACTGGAATACGGTTCACCACACGTTCACGTACGCGAACGCGGTGCACGCGCTGTCCGAGCGCGTCGCGGGGGCCGACGTCGACCGGGCCGTCTACAAGGCCGTCTTCGATGGCGCGGTCAACGTCTACCTCGACCGCTTTCTCGACAGCCCGCCGGCCCCGCTCCCCGACCGGGGCGACGCGTCCGCGGACGTCGACGCCCTGCTCGACGAACTGGACGACACCATGGATCGGGAGGGGAGCGTCGACGAGGCGGGCCGCCTCGCGGCGCACGTGCTCGACGCCGGCGGCGACGCCGCGCGCTTGAAAGAGCGGTTAGGGGCCGCGCTGGTCCGCGAGGACGCGGGCTTTCACACGTTCCAGGCGCTCGAAGCGGGCTTCGCGCAGGCCGACCGCCGGACGGACGCGGACGCGCGGACCTGTTTCGTCGCCGTCGCGCGCTACCTGGCGGCGCACGCGCCCACGCGCCGAGAGCGCGAGCAGACGTTCACCATCGCGTCGCGCCTCCAGCGGGGAGAGACCGTCCACGGGGAGTGA